The Mytilus trossulus isolate FHL-02 chromosome 3, PNRI_Mtr1.1.1.hap1, whole genome shotgun sequence genome contains a region encoding:
- the LOC134710948 gene encoding acetylcholine receptor subunit alpha-like: MPATIFLVAIIFIGATCAQTGDNAKSLVTDLFTANNYQKKVRPVRNQDDLLVLRVDFHLIGINGVDEASQRLTTTGYLSTLWKDQYLEWDPTSYGGMISVNVPQSYVWKPALALQNGFTKLQELGSSVINVNINISGHVTWEPYEVFESKCNIDVKYFPFDHQTCNISFIDWSYQSYEVQIQEGTYGIVTGELEDDAVWTVISTKLYHDTLDLESRLTYSLTIKRTPGFHVLNIIVPVILLGVLNLFTFVLPADSGEKMGYSITVFLSFAVFLIIVNSELPKTTGSIFGQYLIFQLGIALFTVCVTAIQLRFHYRTDPVPRLLSAVLGCRCKSKRKITDGNENGKLEKDTNESKLEETWNDFISILDFILFWVSFFVVLSVTIVVFLKLS, from the coding sequence ATGCCGGCAACAATCTTTCTAGTCGCTATTATTTTTATCGGGGCTACCTGTGCACAAACAGGAGACAATGCTAAATCTTTAGTCACAGATTTGTTCACTgcaaataattatcaaaagaaAGTTCGCCCAGTAAGAAATCAGGATGATTTGCTTGTGCTAAGAGTTGATTTCCATTTAATTGGGATAAACGGAGTTGACGAAGCGTCACAAAGACTCACTACTACTGGTTATTTGAGCACACTATGGAAAGATCAATATCTGGAATGGGACCCAACAAGCTATGGTGGAATGATAAGTGTAAATGTCCCACAGAGTTACGTGTGGAAACCAGCACTTGCATTGCAAAATGGATTTACCAAGCTACAGGAATTGGGCAGTAGTGTAATCAATGTTAATATCAATATATCTGGACATGTGACATGGGAACCTTACGAAGTTTTTGAATCGAAATGCAACATTGACGTTAAATATTTTCCGTTTGATCACCAAACATGCAATATATCGTTTATTGACTGGTCCTATCAGTCATATGAGGTACAAATTCAGGAAGGAACTTACGGAATAGTTACAGGTGAATTAGAAGATGATGCTGTATGGACTGTAATCTCAACCAAGTTGTATCATGACACACTGGACTTGGAATCTAGATTAACATACTCTTTAACAATTAAACGAACTccaggatttcatgttttaaacaTAATCGTACCTGTTATTTTACTTGGCGTTCTGAATCTCTTCACGTTTGTTCTCCCAGCAGACAGCGGAGAGAAGATGGGATATTCCATCACCGTTTTTCTGTCATTTGcggtatttttgataattgttaatTCTGAACTTCCAAAGACGACAGGATCCATTTTTGGACAGTACTTGATATTTCAGTTAGGAATTGCATTGTTTACGGTATGCGTTACTGCAATACAACTACGATTTCATTACAGAACCGATCCTGTCCCTCGTTTGTTATCAGCCGTATTGGGGTGTCggtgcaaaagtaaaagaaaaatcacCGATGGGAACGAAAACGGAAAACTGGAAAAAGACACAAACGAGAGTAAATTAGAAGAAACTTGGAACGACTTCATTTCTATCTTAGATTTCATTCTCTTTTGGgtatctttttttgttgtacTTTCTGTAACAATAGTTGTATTTCTTAAATTGAGCTAA